The nucleotide window CGCCCTGTCACTGCCCAGTATTGCCTGATGGGCTTGAGTGATTTGGGGCAAATCGACACTCAGTAGGTAGTTGTGCTCAATTGAGCCCGACAACCATTCACCGAGCTGGGCTCGAGATATTTCCTGTTGTTCGTGCAACACCGTCAACCGGTCTTCAAGCCGGGTTAATTCAAGCTGGGCTCGCACCAAATCCTGTTGGCGAGTTTTATCCACCGCACTGGTATAACTCGACTGGGCGACATCGACCAAATGTTCAAACAGCGCGCGGTCTTTCTCAATCAGACGGATCGTATCGCGGTGACGATAAACTTCCAGCCAAAGACGAGTAACGGACAAGGCAATCTGAGCGCGACGATCCTGACGCATATAGGGCTGCCGCTGACTCTGCTCTCTAAGTTCTTGCCGCCGCAAGGAAAGCGTTTTTCCTCGGGGGAAAACCTGGCTTACACCCACGCGAAACTGAGTCATGGGTTCCTGATTAACATCGAAAGTATCCACTGGCAGGTTAGCAAAGCCCAGAGATACCCTCGGACCCGGCAGTGCTCCGGCAGACACGCTGCGAGCGTCACCGGCTTGCTCGCGGTAATAACTCCCGGATAACCAGGGATCATTTTCCTGGGCTAATGTGATTGCACGCTCAAGACTTAGAGAAGTCTCGGCAATAGCGGCTGGCAGCAAACCAATAGCGAACGCCAATGCGGCGCCGCATTTAAGTAAAAACGTCATAACAGCTCCCGACAAGGATGCTGGCCATTAGGCCAATTCAACGGGGAGAGAGAACTCTCGCTAACAGTTTTAGATGGTGTTGCCCGATATGCGGGCGCACCTATCCTGTGTTAGCCAGAGATGGGAGGACGAAGCAAAGAAAGGGGAGATGGGTTGATGTATGACACTACGTATTCGGCGTTAAACACGTTGTCCTGTACAGAATCATACGACACCTCGGCAGCGATATGCGCAGATGGTGAGCCAAAGCAGCCATTCATTGCGCACGCTTCATCGCCACAGCAATCCATAGAAGAGGAGCCACTATCAGAAATGTGCATGGCATGGGCTGAGTGATCCATACCGTCCATGGACATCATTGCCATACCATTGTCTTTATCCATTAGCATTGAGCAGGAAACATTGGCAGCAGCAACGGACTGACCGATGAAAACTATCATCAGACATATCGCAACCATGTACTTATTTCGTGTAAGCCGCATTGTTTGCTGAGTGTTGCTACTGATTCAATGGCAAAAAGAATAGATTAGACTTGACCAACGATAGTTCAATTTATTGGTTACCGCAACAAGCTTACCTAATACACTTGTTCACCAGTAAAACAGTGTTCAATATTATTGAATACTGCATAAAAATGAACGAAATATACATGATGGAATAACTCGATAAGCGCGTTACCTAACAAAAAACCCACAAAGGACTTACCTCGTTGTCGATTATGTAGTGGCATTAAATAAAGACATGTGAAAGCAAAAACCAAACTGGCCCCTTTCCCATAACACCATTACCTATACCCCCACAAATCCACCATATACCGTACCGCCAACAATCCCCAACGACACAATTAACCGCAGTGCGGTTGGCAAAACGCCGTGAGCCAGTTGAAAACGGTTCCACAAATCCAGCTTGCGTTGCAGGGTATGCTCATCGCCTTTTAACAACACTGGGTATTCTGCTGGGCCGTTAGCGGGGGTTGGTGCTACATCAGGAGTTGTGCCATCGGTGAGATGTTTGGCCAATTTGCTTTCTGTACTAATCAGTTCTTCCAGCGCCGCCGATTGCACTACAGTTAGTGCATAAGACAAGTTGCCCATAATCTCAGACGCTGCCTGGCACCAATCGCCCCAGTTCTTTTTGTTTACATCGACCATCTCGAATTGCGGGCATTGCTCTGCCCAGTTTTCGATTCCGGTTGTGCCGATAATAGCCTGGGGGAGGCTGAGCTGAACCGCACAGGCAGAGACAGTGCGCATTTCATCTTGCACTTGTTTGCAGACCCTCAGCATTCTCTTTTTTTCAAAATGCCCTATCTGGCCATCGGCGGTAATGACGTTCCAGGTGTTTACAAACAAAGCCTGCTCGTTATCCACCCTGGCACTCAGGTGCTCTGCGCAATGGAGCAGCTTTATCAAGCCTAGCAAGTAGTCTTTCCAACCACCGCCCAATTGTTCTGCAGCCTGCAAGTGTGCACGACGACAGTTAGCATCATGCACTTTGAGCTGGTCAGCGACGATCTTGCGCTCTGCTGTGATTTCCTGAATAGCATCGGGGATCTGGCTTTTCTTCAGTTCTTTGCCGCGATGGCGAATCACACCCCCAGAAGGTTTGAGGTCACCCCTTGCCAGCGCCTCCAATGTATGGCGCTCCAAATCGAGGTTGCGCGCCAATTCCAGCTGATCAGCCAGAGACGGCGGGTACAGGTCAGCAATAGATTCTGCGGCAGTGCTGGCGATGGTGCCACTATTGAGCATATCGTCCACCGTGGCAAAGTTACGTACTGGGCTCCGGCTCAAGTAGGTACCACGATATTCCGGAGAATAGGAGGCTTTGCTGAATCGTTTACTAACCGCATCAGCAGGGGAAATAGGCTCCATCTTGGAAATTTTTTCCGGGTTGTAAAAGCTCATGCTGATCTGTTGCCGCAGAGCTTCCGGGTTGGCGAATATTTGCCAAGCGTCACGGTCATCTATTTTGGCTGGTATGTAGGTGCTTTTGGCATTGTCTTCCCGGTCTCTGTTGGCTGGGTGGGTAGACCACATTTGCGGTGGCCGGGCCATATCTTCTGTGAATACTCGATGTTGTTGCGCATCCTGATTTTCCGGGCGCTGTGGTACCGTGCCGTAGCTGTCATCGTCTAATACATGGCCAATAGCACTGATGGCAGACTTTTGCGCTGCGAACAGGTCAGTCAGTAGCTTGTCTTGCCCAGCCTGTTGGCCTGCCACATCCAGAGCTGTCTGCCAGGCATCATCAGCCGCCTGCAATTTGTGCAGTGCGTGAATAAGTGCATCGCTGCCGGTAACGGATACTGCCACCAGATCAGCATTGAATTCCATTTCACGGCTGAGGGCGCGCTCGGCAATAACCACCAGCCTAAATAAGGTATCCATCAATGAACGTATAGACCAAATCACCAATGCCAGTATCCAGCCGATCCAGGCGATGCGCAGATCGATTCGAGAAATAAAACGGATAATGGAATCCAGCCAGTCGCGAGTGGCCACCATATGAGCAATAATCTGCTGGGCGATATATACCCAACGCCCCACCATCATTGAGTTTTGAGCAAAGTGACCAAATTCGTGAGCCAAGACAGCTTTGAGTTCGCCCAGGTTGAGCACATTCACCAACCCGAGACCGACAATCAGGTTTTTCTTTGAAGGAAAGATCAGGTTAAGCAGTGACAAATCATAAAAAACCGCGGCGTTTACCTCCGGAGTAATAAATACCCTGTGTGGCTTTGGCGCACCTACCTCATCTGCCAGGCGGTGCAGGAAAGCGAATAGTTCGGGCTGTTCTTTGCTGGTGACTTCAACACCACCGGGATTGCCGGATTTGCGCACCGAAAACAATGCCTTGATCATGAAAACTGTTAACAATAATGAACTCACTGCGACAACGATCATCCCAAGATTTCCGTCACCTGCCTTTATAGTCATCGCACTGTTGTAGGTGATCAGCCCAAAACAGGCTGCCAGGGCAATATAAACAAGCATAAAGAGCATTAAGCCTGCCATGGCCAACCATGCCTGTCGTTTATAACTGCTCTTTGCCTTGGTAAGCCCTTCGGGAACATTGCTGGGGCTTTCTGGGTACAGTATTGAGTCAGACATTTGTAATTCTCTTATGTTATTGTTTTTTATGTTAGGCGTCGCTATCTGGGTATAGCGTGTTGTAGATCATGTAGGCTTGATTTCGGGTATAGAGGGATAAAAAGGCAGCTAGAGCTTCCAAGGCGATAAAGGCTATACCCTGCCAACTGGCGATTACGGTAGATATTTGCAACCAGCTCGTTTTCTGCACATTACCTTCGACGATATGACCAATGATCATACCCATGGGGGCAATGGTGATTGTGATGATAAATGCGAGAATCAGGCTGTTGCTGAATTTGAGTAGAAAAGCGGCGTGCTCTTCTTTAGTCTTTCTGGACATTTCGCTGACTTTCATGTCTTTCCCTGCGTAACTATTGGGCATTCGCTCTGGTACGACCTACCTGCCAACTACTGTGTAGCGTGAAGAAAGTATATGAGGGTAGATAAAGAATGCCAACACACCCTACACCTCATTTCTTACCTATCGCACTTAAACCATTGAGAGAGTTGTGCGGGAAAAAGTTCTGCATGGCGATGCTTTGTAAGGCATTTGGCTGTGAGCGGTCACAGGTTAAGTTACATATAAAGCAATAAGTTAAGCTCCCCCAGCTAAAATTCATAATGCTGGGGCCGCTGGTTCAAGTCCAGCCATAGCTACCATACAGATTAAAGGCTTATACGTTTTCTGCGTACAAGCCTTTCAAGCCTTTTATTTTGCCTGAGTGTGTGAGATTTGCGTGATCCTTGACCGATCAGCTTTCTGGGTGGGATTTAACGAAAGCATACTCGGTATATTTAAGGCAGCGCGGGTTGTTGATAGTAGCCCACCTTACTGCTAACTTTAAAAGCATCGCAGTTCACCAAGACCTTCCAGATATGACGATCCCCATTCCTGACCGGCCCAGTGGGTTTCTTTTAGGTGACCATGCAGCATTGGTCACTATTGATGTATTTTTCGATATTCAGTGCCCTCACTCACGCGCGGCCTGGCCAACCTTGCTTGAAGTCATCAAGCACTACGAGAATGAGCCTGTCAGCCTCAGAGCCCATGTAATTACCTTGAGCAATCATCGCCAGGCCTGGGATATGAGCCTGGGCTTATTCGCTTTAGCCGATGGCGACCCGGATAAATTCTACAGTTTTGCCAGCTTTCTGTTTGCCCGGCAGGAGCAGTTTTACAATGTCCCGTTTGCCGATAAAACCCATAACGATCTGCTGCAATTGGTCGCCGATTTTGCACAAGAGCATTCAGGCGTTGACCGCGCCGCGTTTCTTAACAGAATGGGCGACAACGATATCTATGTACAGGCACGTACACCCATTCGCTATGCAGCAACCAGAGCAGTTTGGGCAACGCCTACCCTGTTCATCAACAATGCGGGTAAAGTGCCGGTCGACCACACATCCGGGCTGGCTGACTGGCAGGCGGTCATTGATCCCCTATTGGGCAAGTAATAGCCCGACCAAACGCTGAATAACGTATGGTCGGGCTATTCGTATACCTAAAAAACAACATTCGCACCTTTACACCCACTCGGGCAGCATCCGCAAAGCAAACCCCGTATCAAGGTCAAGACTCCCCAAGGTATAGAGGCTAGCTCCGATCTAAAGTACCCATTCCAGTCCAGATAGCTTATTATTGGTTAAAAAAACGACAACGAATAACTGGGTGGGGCGGTATCTATGCGTATCGGCAAGTGGGCTGTTTTATTGGCTGTCTTCTGGCTACTGCTTTCAGGCTATATTCAACCATTATTACTCAGCTTTGGCGCCGCCTCTGTCGCCATCGTGCTTTTCGTTCTGCATCGCATGGATGCTGTTGATCAGGAACCGGAAGACGTGGGCAACGGCCCACAAATTATTCGATACACCGTCTGGCTTCTGGGTCAAATTATGAAGTCCAGTACCCATGTCACCAAACTGGTATGGGGCTCATCAAGCCAGGTCTCACCCTGCTTGGCAAACGTATCCGCACAAAATGTACCGCCGGAAAGCCAGGTACTTTACGCCAACTCCATCACTCTGACCCCCGGCACGCTGAGTGTCGACCTGGAAGACGGCCAGATTACCGTCCATGCTCTGCAAAAGGCATCCATTGAAGAGCTTGAGCAAGGCGACATGGAGCGAAAAATCACCAGTATCTGGGGTAAAAACACATGAGCGAAGTTCTGGCGGCAGCCTGCATTGCTATTTTGGTGGTTATGGCTATTGCCCTGGCCAGGGCCTTTAAAGCACCCACGGTCTACGACCGCATTCTTGGCGTCAACATGTTTGGCACCAAAACCGTACTGTTTATTGCGGCGGTTGGCTTTTTGATGGGGCGGCCAGACTTTTTGGACATCGCGATTGTTTATGCACTGATCAATTTTATTGGGATGATCGCGGTACTTCGTTTCTTTGAATATACCGCGCCAGCCGAATAACAACTTACATAACAATCCACACAACAACGGTAACTCATGTTTATCCTGGACATTGTCAGTAGCATACTGCTTATTGCAGGGGTATTTTTTGGCTTCAGCGGCGCGGTCGGGCTGTTTAAATTCCCCGATTTTTTTACCCGTGTACACGCAGCCAGCGTTACCGATTCCATCGCAGCTATTTTGGTCATCAGCGGTTTACTGCTGCAAACCTCATTCGACCTGAACACAGCCAAACTTGTGTTTATTCTGCTGTTTCTAATGATCACAAGCCCCACCGCCTCACACGCCCTGGCAAAATCTGCTCGCCACGGCGGACTGCTGACATTGGCTGAAGCCAAGACGGAAAATGAAGGGGCAGACGATAAACAGGAGCAAGCGCACTAATGGCTGAATTGATTGATTTGGTGCTGCTGGCAATGCTTGCACTCACCGCATTGCGAATCATCTTTTTGAAGGATTTATTTGCTGTGGTGATGTTGTTCGGCATCTACAGCTTTTTATCCGCTCTTATCTTTATAAACCTGGATGCGGTTGATGTCGCCTTCACCGAAGCATCCGTGGGTGCAGGTATCTCCACCGTTCTGATGCTCGGAACACTGGCATTAACCGGTCGAAAAGAGAAAAAGAATTCACACTCGTCCCTGCTTCCTTTATTGGTTGTCACTGTCACGGGAGCGGCATTGATTTACGGCACGCTGGATATGCCACCGTTCGGCGACCCGGATAATCCGGTACACCAGCATGTCGCCCCCAGGTATATAGAAGAATCCCCCAGTGAAATCGGCCTGCCCAATATGGTCACCTCGGTGCTGGCCAGCTACCGTGCCTTCGATACCCTGGGCGAAGTGGTGGTGGTGTTCGCTGCGGCCATTGGCGTTCTTGCCTTGCTCGGTATCCGGCGCAAAAAAGACAGTGACCTGGAGTCAGGCTTAAAAGAACACAAAGTGCTCCACGTGATTGCCAAAATCGTGATTCCCCATGTGATTCTTTTTGCGCTGTATGTTCAGTTCCATGGCGACTTCGGCCCCGGAGGGGGCTTCCAGGCCGGGGTGATCGCGGCAGCGGCCTTTATTTTGTACGCCCTGGTATTCGGGCTACCCAATACCCTGGCGGTGGCGAGCCCAAAATTCTTGCAATGGATGGCGTCTTTTGGCGTGTTGCTCTACGCCGGTGTCGGTTTGGTCAGCATGATTAAGGGTGGCCAATTCCTTGATTACAACCAACTCGCCGCTGACCCAATAGCCGGTCAACACTACGGCATCATTATTATTGAGCTGGGTGTTGGCATTACGGTATTTGCGGTAATGCTGAGTATTTTCTATGCCTTTAGCAGCCAGGCAGAGAGGTCAAACGTCCAGTGAATTTTATTCTCGATTACTACAACTACTGGGTTGTAGTGTTTTTGATGATGGCCGGGTTTTATATTGTGATTTCAGCCAACAATCTGGTTAAGAAGATTGTCGGCCTGAACGTCTTTCAAACCTCTGTTTTTATGCTTTATATCTCTATGGGTAAAGTCAGCGGGGGTACCGCGCCCATTCTGGTCGAAGGTGTTACCCAGTATTCCAACCCGCTTCCTCACGTACTGATTCTCACCGCCATTGTGGTTGGCGTTGCGGTTACAGCGGTTGGTCTGTCGTTGATTGTGCGCATCAAAAGAGCGTACGGCACAGTTGAAGAAAATGAATTTGAACATAAGGACGATGCCATCTAATGCTTGAACAACACTTGGCAGCACTCCCTGTTCTTCTGCCGTTAATCGCAGCTCCTATTACCCTGATTTTAGGTCGCTCACTGCTCTCCTGGGGTTTCGCTACCTTAGTTAGTGGGTGCGCATTTGTGGTGTCCATTCAGCTGTTAGCGGCGGCATTGTCCGATGGCGTGCTGAGCTACGCGTTGGGGGGCTGGCCACCGCCCTGGGGCATCGAATTGCGTGTGGACGCAGCCAATGCCTTCGTCTTGCTCGCGGTGTCCGCCATCTCAACTCTGGTGCTGATTTATTCCAAAGACAGCATCGAAAAAGAAATCGAAAAATCAAAGCATTCACTGTTTTACACCGCCCATCTGCTCTGCCTGGCTGGCCTTTCCGGCATTTTAATCACCGGTGATGCGTTTAACTTGTTCGTATTTCTGGAAGTGTCATCGCTGGCCACCTACACCTTGGTCAGCCTGGCATCGGATCGTCGCTGTTTAACGGCAGCGTTCCGCTACCTGGTGATGGGCACCATTGGCGCGACCTTTATTCTGATTGGCGTGGGCCTGCTGTACATGAAGACCGGCACCCTCAACATGATGGACCTCGCCAGCCGCATTGAGCTCTACGACAGCAGCCGCACTATTAACACCGGCCTGGCATTTATCGTCGTCGGCATTGGCATTAAGATGGCTCTATTCCCTCTGCACATGTGGTTGCCACCCGCTTATACACACGCGCCGTCTGCGGTCACTGCTTTTCTATCCAGCACCGCAACCAAGGTTGCCGTGTACGTGATGATTCGCTTTATATTCACCATTTTTGGCATTGACCACGTCTTTGAAGAAATGGGCATGGACATTATTTTGATGGCCCTAGCAGTGGTGGCCATCTTCAAATGCTCTTACATGGCAACCGTGCAAAGCAACGTCAAAACCGTATTTGCCTACAGCAGTGTGGCGCAAGTTGGCTACATGATTCTGGGCCTGAGCCTGGTGAGCGTGACCGGTTTAATGGCAAGCCTGATGCATGTGTTCAACCACGCCCTTATGAAAGGCGCCATGTTTATGGCGGTGGGTGCGGTTTTTTACCGAGTTGGTTCTGTGGATATTAAAGCCTTTCAAGGGCTGGGCAGGCAGATGCCTCTGACCATGGCGGCTTTTACCATCGCCGGCTTAAGTATTATTGGGGTGCCGCTTACGGTAGGTTTTGTCAGTAAATGGTACCTGGTCACCGGAGCACTGGAGCAAAACAACTGGATCATTGCGGCACTGGTGCTGGCAGGTTCCCTACTCGCGGTTGTTTACGTTGGCCGCATATTGGAGGCAGCCTACTTCAAAAAATTACCCGAGAACGTTGATCCAAACACCGTCAAAGAAGTACCCCCGCTGATGCTGGCACCCATGTGGGCGCTGGTACTGGCGAATATTTATTTTGGCATTGATACCGGCCTGACCACCGAGGCGGCCAGCAGTGCAGCGGAATGGCTGTTCCCGAATGGCGATACCCATAGTGTAAGCAACGGGCAGGAGATGTCGAAATGAATCTCTGGCAGGGCGTTGAGCCTTCTCAATTAATTGCACTTTCTATCATTGTGCCCTTTGTTGGGTCCTTACTGGTTGTGGCCACCGGTAAAATCCCAAATCTGAGAGAAGCGGTTACGCTAACCACAGCGGCTGTTTTGTTCAGTATTGTGCTGGCCATAACGGACTACTCGATGCAGGGCACGGCTCTATCGCTGGATGTTATCGAGATATTCCCAGGCCTGGGTTTGAACTTTGATGTGGAACCGCTGGGCGTGCTGTTTGCCCTGGTGGCCAGCTTTCTGTGGATTATTACCAGCATCTACGCCATTGGTTATATGCGTGGTCATCAGGAAAAAAACCAGACCCGCTTTTTCTGCTGTTTCGCACTGGCCATCAGTTCGGTGATGGCCATTTGCTTCTCTGGCAACCTGTTGACGCTGTTTGTGTTTTATGAGGTGTTGACCCTGTCCACCTATCCGCTGGTCACCCATGCCGGTACCGACGCGGCCAAACAAGGCGGCCGAACCTATCTGGGTATTCTGCTCAGTACCTCTATCGCCTTCCTGCTGTTCGCCGTACTGGGCACCTATGTCGTGACTGGCACTCTCGATTTCCGCCCCGGCGGTATTTTTGACGATTCCCACAGCAAAACGGTGCTTGCGGTGTTGCTGGTGCTGTTCTGCTACGGCATTGGCAAGGCCGCCATTATGCCATTCCATCGCTGGCTGCCTGCTGCCATGGTGGCACCGACACCGGTCAGTGCCCTGTTGCACGCCGTAGCCGTGGTCAAAGCCGGTGTGTTCAGTATTCTGAAAGTGGTGATTTATATCTTTGGCATCGATGGTCTGACGGATCTCGCCACCACAGACATCATGCTCTACATTGCCACAGCGACGGTGTTGCTGTCGTCGTGCATTGCCATGACCAAAGACAACCTGAAAGCGCGGCTGGCCTATTCCACAGTCAGCCAGTTGAGCTATATCGTGGTCGGCGCCCTGCTGGCTTCTTCGGTGGCCGCAGCCGGCGCCGCGTTGCATATTGCCACTCACGCTGTGGGCAAAATTACCCTGTTCTTCTGCGCTGGCGCGATCATGGTGGCCAGCCACAAAAAGAACATCAGCGATATGGTGGGTCTTGGGCGGCAAATGCCACTGACCATGGCAGCCTTTACCATCGGCGCCATCAGCATTATCGGCCTGCCGCCCATGGTGGGTACCTGGAGCAAATGGTATCTGACCATTGGCGCCTTGGAGGCAGACAAACTGATTGTGGTGGCTGCACTGATGATCAGCTCCCTGCTCAATATTGCTTACTTGTTGCCAATCCCCATCAAAGCGTTTTTCAACACTCAGAGTGAAGGCGCAACAGCCTGGTCTTGGTCCGAGACCAAAGAAGCGCCACTGCCCATGTTGATTGCGCTGGGTGTGACCTCATTCGGATGCCTGGCCCTGTTCTTCTACCCTCAGCCTCTGATCGACCTCATTAATTTGATTCCGGGCGTTTCAACCAGCATGGGAGAAAGATAAATGTCTGACCATCACGACTCCGATGGCTGGTTCGACAAGCCAGAAAACGTTCGCAAAATGCTCAGAGTATTTTATGTACTGTGCGCGTTATTGGTGATCGCCGATTTTGTTGTGAACCGATACGTTTACCACAGTTGGGAAAACGTACCTGCTTTTTACGCCATTTACGGTTTTGTGGGCTGTTCCATTCTGGTGTTTGTAGCAACCTGGATGCGATCGTTTTTGATGCGTGGGGAAGATTACTACGAGGTAGATAGCTACGACGAGGTGGATAGCCGCGATGAATAGTGTTATCCCTTTTCTGCCATTAATGCTGGCGGCCCTGGCGGCGCTGTTCCTGCGCGGTTGGGCACGCAACATTATTATGCTGGCCGCACCAATTATTGGCGGCCTCAATTTGCTGGGCCTGGAACACGGCGTGTTCTGGTCGATGGAGTTTATGGGCTACGCCCTGGAGCCGGTTAAGGTCGACAAACTCAGCCTGATGTTCGGCTACCTGTTTCATATCGCCGCCTTGATTGCGGTGATTTACGCACTGCATGTGAAAGACACCACGCAACACGTGGCCGGGCTCTCCTACGCCGCCAGTGCGGTGGGCGCTGTATTTGCCGGGGATTTACTGACCCTGTTCGTGTTCTGGGAACTGCTGGCGCTGACGTCGGTATTCCTGATTTGGGCGAGAAGAACCGACCGCGCCTACTCATCCGGTGTTCGTTATCTGATTTTTCAGGTGCTGTCCGGTGTGTTGCTGCTGGCGGGGCTGCTGATTTTTGCGCAAGTAAATAACAGCTTGCTGTTTACCGACATTGGTTTGCAGCACGAAGGTATCGCACAAGTTGGCGCCTGGTTGATCTTCCTGGCGTTCGGTATCAAAAGCGCGTTCCCGTTTGTGCACAACTGGCTCACCGATGCCTATCCAGAAGCCACTCCCAGCGGGACCATCTTCCTCGCCTCATTTACCACCAAAGTGGCTGTTTATGCCTTTGCGCGGGCCTACGCCGGTGAAGAAATTCTGGTTTGGATTGGCGTCACCATGGCGTGCTTCCCGATTTTCTACGCGGTGATCGAAAACGACCTGCGCCGGGTACTGGCCTACAGCCTGATAAACCAGATCGGTTTTATGATTGTGGGCATCGGCATTGGCACCTCCCTGGCGCTCAACGGCGCTGTGGCTCACGCCTTTAATGACGTGATCTTTAAAGGCCTGTTGATGATGACCATGGGGGCAGTACTGTACAAAACCGGCAAGATCAATGGCTCGGAACTGGGCGGTTTGTACAAGAGCATGCCGAAAACCACCATACTCTGTATTGTCGGTGCCGCTTCTATCTCCGCATTCCCATTGTTCAGCGGCTTCGTGTCCAAGTCGATGATTATGTCGGCGGCGATAAAAGAAGGGTACGACTACGTGTGGTTGCTGTTGTTGTTTGCAGCGGCGGGCGTGTTCCATCACGCGGGTATCAAGATTCCCTATTTTGCCTTCTTCGCCCACGATTCCGGCATTCGCACCACAGAAGCCCCCAAAAACATGCTGATCGCCATGACCCTGGCTGCGGTTGCCTGCGTGGTGCTCGGCTCCTTCCCGGCGCAAACAGTGTATGCCCTGTTACCCTGGGAGCATAAATACCAGCCCTACGATGTCACTCACGTACTCACCCAGCTACAGCTGTTGTTCTTCTCCGCAGCGGCGTTTGTGTGGTTAAACCTGTACAAGCTGTACCCACCCGAGTTGCCGTCCACCAACCTGGATGCGGACTGGCTGTATCGCAAATTGGCCCCTGCCTTTATTAAGCGCATCGGCTGTAGCGTCTACGGTGTGTACGCGAGCATTGAAAAATCCATCACTGCCTCTATCAAGCAAATCATTCAAAACTCTTACGATGCAGAGGAAGGCAAACCCAAAGGCTACTTTGCGCGACTGTGGCCAACGGAAACCATGGTGGTGTGGGTGGCTGGATTATTGGCAGCT belongs to bacterium SCSIO 12696 and includes:
- a CDS encoding monovalent cation/H+ antiporter subunit D family protein; translation: MNLWQGVEPSQLIALSIIVPFVGSLLVVATGKIPNLREAVTLTTAAVLFSIVLAITDYSMQGTALSLDVIEIFPGLGLNFDVEPLGVLFALVASFLWIITSIYAIGYMRGHQEKNQTRFFCCFALAISSVMAICFSGNLLTLFVFYEVLTLSTYPLVTHAGTDAAKQGGRTYLGILLSTSIAFLLFAVLGTYVVTGTLDFRPGGIFDDSHSKTVLAVLLVLFCYGIGKAAIMPFHRWLPAAMVAPTPVSALLHAVAVVKAGVFSILKVVIYIFGIDGLTDLATTDIMLYIATATVLLSSCIAMTKDNLKARLAYSTVSQLSYIVVGALLASSVAAAGAALHIATHAVGKITLFFCAGAIMVASHKKNISDMVGLGRQMPLTMAAFTIGAISIIGLPPMVGTWSKWYLTIGALEADKLIVVAALMISSLLNIAYLLPIPIKAFFNTQSEGATAWSWSETKEAPLPMLIALGVTSFGCLALFFYPQPLIDLINLIPGVSTSMGER
- a CDS encoding monovalent cation/H+ antiporter subunit D family protein yields the protein MLEQHLAALPVLLPLIAAPITLILGRSLLSWGFATLVSGCAFVVSIQLLAAALSDGVLSYALGGWPPPWGIELRVDAANAFVLLAVSAISTLVLIYSKDSIEKEIEKSKHSLFYTAHLLCLAGLSGILITGDAFNLFVFLEVSSLATYTLVSLASDRRCLTAAFRYLVMGTIGATFILIGVGLLYMKTGTLNMMDLASRIELYDSSRTINTGLAFIVVGIGIKMALFPLHMWLPPAYTHAPSAVTAFLSSTATKVAVYVMIRFIFTIFGIDHVFEEMGMDIILMALAVVAIFKCSYMATVQSNVKTVFAYSSVAQVGYMILGLSLVSVTGLMASLMHVFNHALMKGAMFMAVGAVFYRVGSVDIKAFQGLGRQMPLTMAAFTIAGLSIIGVPLTVGFVSKWYLVTGALEQNNWIIAALVLAGSLLAVVYVGRILEAAYFKKLPENVDPNTVKEVPPLMLAPMWALVLANIYFGIDTGLTTEAASSAAEWLFPNGDTHSVSNGQEMSK
- a CDS encoding Na(+)/H(+) antiporter subunit D, yielding MNSVIPFLPLMLAALAALFLRGWARNIIMLAAPIIGGLNLLGLEHGVFWSMEFMGYALEPVKVDKLSLMFGYLFHIAALIAVIYALHVKDTTQHVAGLSYAASAVGAVFAGDLLTLFVFWELLALTSVFLIWARRTDRAYSSGVRYLIFQVLSGVLLLAGLLIFAQVNNSLLFTDIGLQHEGIAQVGAWLIFLAFGIKSAFPFVHNWLTDAYPEATPSGTIFLASFTTKVAVYAFARAYAGEEILVWIGVTMACFPIFYAVIENDLRRVLAYSLINQIGFMIVGIGIGTSLALNGAVAHAFNDVIFKGLLMMTMGAVLYKTGKINGSELGGLYKSMPKTTILCIVGAASISAFPLFSGFVSKSMIMSAAIKEGYDYVWLLLLFAAAGVFHHAGIKIPYFAFFAHDSGIRTTEAPKNMLIAMTLAAVACVVLGSFPAQTVYALLPWEHKYQPYDVTHVLTQLQLLFFSAAAFVWLNLYKLYPPELPSTNLDADWLYRKLAPAFIKRIGCSVYGVYASIEKSITASIKQIIQNSYDAEEGKPKGYFARLWPTETMVVWVAGLLAAFLVLYYI